gcTAAGTATTTGGGTTTATGTATCAAAACCTGTTTATTCACAACTATATTTCCTACAtctatcttatttttttataataaaaattaaaaacaaacaacaaacaacaaaaaaatggaaagaaagaaaagaaaagaagagaagagattAGCGCAAATAAAGATAGAAAGTTACTGATGTAACTGATCTCGTTTCAAATGGAAGCCTGCCAACTTTGCAGCATCCGTCAAAGCCTCCCTCCATTTCTTCACCATATCTTCATAAGTGCAATTCGGAAGCTGATCTTCTGCAAAATTTCCCTTCTGTTGTCGTACATCAGACGGAGACACGTGATAGAAAATAGGTAGCAACTTGAAAGTTTGATTAGACCTACTTTTGGAACAATCCATGATCAATACGAGCTCATTGAGGCACCACTCGGAATTAGCATAATTTTTGGAGAACACAATAACTGCCATCCTTGATGTCTTGATTGCTTGCTTCAGCTCTATCCAAATTTCTTTCCCTCTCTCAACGTCTTTGTCATCTATACATACACAAATCGTTTTCCTTTCTAAAGTAGTAACGAGATGGTCTGTAAAGTTTGCGCGGGTATCTTCACCACGAAAATTAACGAAAACGTCATATGTGCAAGGTGGGGTTGGTAAGGATGAAGAAGCCATGGTTGCATTTATGCTCAAGAACGAGCCAGTTCAGAATGAGAGAGAGCAATACGTTGAAGTCATAAAACCTACACCAATCCATGCAACTGATGACCAAAATTTAATACCACGTGCAGCGGCACGTGAGATTATTAAAACACAAGAAACAAGGCCCACAGAAAATACAGCCAAGTGGAGGGGAATTGAACGCCACAATGACCATCCTAGTAGTATAACCAATATTGGCTCACAGCAAACGGGGGTTAAACGAGCACAACCAGAAGATGGCCGCCAAGTGGAAAATGAGGATAGAAAACGGAGCAAGACCAGTGAAGACAACCAGGAAAAACTACTCACAACGGTGGAGGCTGCGGTGCAGCCCCGTCGAGAACAATGATCCTTCTAAGCtggaactgccgggggcttgggaaccaacgTGCAGTCGAAGTCTTCTCTTACTTGGTGAGGGAAAAAGCtcccaaaattttgtttctcatgGAAACAAAATAGTCAGTTGATGAAATGCGGAAGATTCAAGCAGACTTACCATATCGGTGTATGTTAGCAGTGCCGAGTATTCATAGAAGTGGCGGGCTGGCACTTTTGTGGATGGAGGAGGTGGACCTACATGTCCAAACTTACACACGTAACCATATAGATGCTCTTATTTTTAATGGCTCTAACCCTACATGGAGATTGACACGTTTTTACGAATGGccagaagaacaaagaaagcaTGAGTCATGGCAGCTACTCAAGCATCTTCACACTAAGTTCTCAACCCCTTGGCTCTGTGTTGGAGATTATAATGAGATCTTGTCATCTGATGAGAAGCAAGGTGGTGTACCAAAACCATTGAAACACATGGAAGCTTTCCGAGCTACCCTTCTGCATTGTGGACTTGAGGACCTTGGTTTTCAAGGCAACATCTTCACTTAGAACAATGGTAGACATGGGAATGCATTTATACAGGAACGACTTGACAGAGCATGTGCAACGGCGGCATGGAAGGAAATCTATCCGGGGACGCGGGTTTTTCATCTCCAAACCTCATATTCGGACCATATTTCGATAGTCATTACCACACAAAACCAAACCCAGCAAACTAGAAGAAGGAAAGTGCCACGAAGGTTTGAAGAAAAATGGACTTCCAACCCTCAATGTGAGACCGTGATACAAGAAGCATGGAGGGTAGCTGAGAGAAATGGCAGCCCTATGTTTAAGCtgtttgaaaaaatcaaaagatgcAGATTTGCCTTGGTGGACTGGAGCCGTGCAGCTAGTGTTAGTTCAAAAACATTACTCcaggagaaacaaaaacaattggAAGACCTATGTTCTTTAAACAGTGCTGACCATCTAGATGCTATTAAGGGACTAAAAGTAGAGATCAACAATCTGTTACACCAGGAGGAATTGTTTTGGCAACAACGGTCTCGCTCCATTTGGCTACCGGCGGGTGATAAAAATACCAAGTTCTTTCATCAAAGGGCCAGTCAACGCCGAcggaaaaatcaaatcttggGCGTCTATGATAGTGAAGGAAGGTGGGGCACATCGGAGGATAGCATTGCTCACACTGCAGAACACTATTTCCAGCAACTATTCACCTCTTCCCATCCAACCACTATTGATGGAGTGCTAAACTCAGTGGACAGATTGGTCACGCCAGATATGAATGCCACCCTCCTTCAACGATACACTCCGGAAGAAGTCAAGACAGCCCTATTTCAAATGCACCCTTCCAAATCACCAGGTCCTGATGGTATGACTCcattcttttttcaaaaatattggcATATTGTGGGGCGTGATGTTACAGTAGCAGTATTATCTGTTTTAAACTCGGGGCATATGTTGAGAAAAATGAACCATAcacatattattttaatcccTAAGAAAAATGACCCGAAACACATGTCTGAttttagacctattagtttAGTCAATGTGGTGTCTCGTATCATATCAAAGGTTATTGCTAATCGCTTAAAGATTATCTTGCCTAACGTGATTTCTGATGCTCAAAGTGCCTTCGTGCCAAATCGATTAATCACTGACAATACTACTGTAGCATATGAGCTGCTCCACAGATTGCGAAacaaaaggaaaggaagaaaggGACACCTGGCTGTAAAACTCGACATCAGTAAAGCCTACGACCGGGTTGAGTGGACATTCTTGCAAAGAATGATGGTGAAATTGGGATTTGATCCTAATTGGGTCCACTTGGCAATGGAGACAGTAACCACGGCATCCTACTCCATCTTAATCAATGGTGAACCAAGGGGTTTTGTCACTCCTACACAGGGAATAAGGCAAGGAGACCCTCTCTCTCCATACCTTTTTTTTGCTATGTGCGGAAGGGCTATCAGCGCTATTGAGGAAAGCAGGTGAGGCAGGGGTGCTAAAAGGGATCAAATCATGCCAACATGGAGTTTGGGTGTCCCACCTCCTCTTTGCCGACGATAGTCTATTATTTTGTCAAGCAACTGTGGAGGAAGGGCAAAGACTTCTACAATTGCTAGAGCAATACGAAGCTGCATCAGGTCAAGCCATAAACCGACAAAAGACCACACTATTCTTCAGCAAGAACACAAAACAGGAGGTCAAGGAGTCACTTAAACAACTTTTTGGAGCAAGGATAATGACAGAATGTGAAAGGTATCTTGGACTGCCTATGGCCACAGGAAAATCCAAGGTTAATACCTTCAAAAACCTTCaggaaaaaattacaaaaagagtaatggggtggaaggaaaaatttATTTCGAAGGCGGGAAGGGAGATATTGATTAAGACGGTGGCACAAGCGATATCGACATACTCTATGAGTATATTCAAACTGCCAAACTCCATATGTGACAACATAAATTCCTTGCTGGCCAAATACTGGTGGGGACAAACGCAGGCAGAGAGGAAACTACATTGGATAAATTGGAGAAAACTGTGTATGGCAAAGAAGGGAGGAGGGATGGGATTTCGTGACCTCCATGCATTCAACCTAGCGATGCTGGCCAAGCAAGCCTGGAGATTAATACATGAAAACCACTCTCTGTTCTACCGAGTTTATAAAGCTCGTTATTTCCCAAATTGCTCTTTCATGTTTGCTGAGTTGGGGAATAATCCTTCCTTTGTTTGGCGTAGTCTCCTAGCAGCAAGGGATCTCATCAGAGAGGGCTCACGATGGCAGGTGGGGGATGGTCGAAGTATTGGTGTATTCACACATCGTTGGTTGACTCACACCCCTGTACCACTAAATGACGCACCACCAGACATGAAGGTGTGTGAGCTAATCGACCACGACTCAAGACAATGGGACCGTGGAAAAATAGATGCCATGTTCAGCCCTCAAACACGAAATGAGATCATGTCACTGTCACTAAATAACCTTAACTCTCAAGACTCTGTTTGCTGGATGGAAACAGAGCACAAAAATTCTCCGTTCGGTCAGCTTATAAGGTAGCGATTCGCTTGAAGAACCAGCCCAAGGCAGAACATTCAGCAGCTCGGCTTCATGCGTGGACATGGAAAGAGATTTGGTCCCTCAATGTGCCACCGAAGATACGAACGTTTATATGGCGAGCGTGCTCTAATTGCTTGCCTACCCGAGACAATCTACACCGCAGGCGAGTGCGAATGGAACCGTTTTGTGACCTGTGCAAACAAGAACCCGAGACTACCACTCATATATTATGGACATGCCCCTTTGCAAGAAACGTCTGGGCATTGATCAAGGGAAAAATCCAGAAATGCAGTAATGGAGACAGtgacttttttcttctcttcaagCAGATGCAAACTAAACTGAGCAAACAAGAACTAGAGACATGGGCGGTTACAGCTTGGGCTATATGGAATGCAAGGAATAGAGTATACTTTGAACAATTCCAACCTCAGCCACAGATAATTTGGGAAGGAGCAAGAGGCCTGCTGGAGGAGTACCACAGTTTTATGGAAGCACAAAGAATAGCGTGAATGTCCTGCTTTTCTCCATGCACATGGCTGTGTCAGCCTAATAGTTTCAACGTTTTGTTGTTTTGCTCATGGGCCCAGTGTTAATGTGATGTTGGTGACTCTCTCACCCGTGGTATTATACATGGGGTTGTATACTTTTTATGATAATAATACACTTTCTATCGCcttttacctcaaaaaaagaatgagagagagcaGATGAGGAGTGTAATTGTAGGTCAACCTATGTAcatttatattatcaaaacGTTAGAGGAGAAGTTTAGAAGAGGCCGGCAATGAAGACAACATTTTAGGGAGCACAGATCCTATATAGAACACGACACTTACATGAATACAAGGTAATATGGTAGTTTTTGTTTAGTATACACCCTTGAATGAAAGTCAAAGTCCAAcaccgagaaaaaaaaaaaaaaatttaaagaagttGATGGATTAATATAATGTAATGGGGTCTATTCCCTTTGAGTTTTTGGGTGAAGATACTACAAATTtgattctcaaaagaaaaaataaaaataaaaactacaaattttattacatatgcaACATTCATGTATTATGTTGTTAAAATCTACAAATTACATTTATtgtcatttcaatttttatgatttatgtGGTAAAATTTGTAGGGGCTTAGTATTTTCTATATTAATTTCTCtacctttttacttttttttcatacGCATGGGCAGAGAAGTGGTCTTAGCCCCCTACCTCTTAAAATATTTCTCCCCCTCCCcctataaatat
The Quercus lobata isolate SW786 chromosome 10, ValleyOak3.0 Primary Assembly, whole genome shotgun sequence DNA segment above includes these coding regions:
- the LOC115964866 gene encoding toll/interleukin-1 receptor-like protein, producing the protein MASSSLPTPPCTYDVFVNFRGEDTRANFTDHLVTTLERKTICVCIDDKDVERGKEIWIELKQAIKTSRMAVIVFSKNYANSEWCLNELVLIMDCSKSRSNQTFKLLPIFYHVSPSDVRQQKGNFAEDQLPNCTYEDMVKKWREALTDAAKLAGFHLKRDQLHQ
- the LOC115964867 gene encoding uncharacterized protein LOC115964867; translated protein: MGWKEKFISKAGREILIKTVAQAISTYSMSIFKLPNSICDNINSLLAKYWWGQTQAERKLHWINWRKLCMAKKGGGMGFRDLHAFNLAMLAKQAWRLIHENHSLFYRVYKARYFPNCSFMFAELGNNPSFVWRSLLAARDLIREGSRWQVGDGRSIGVFTHRWLTHTPVPLNDAPPDMKVCELIDHDSRQWDRGKIDAMFSPQTRNEIMSLSLNNLNSQDSVCWMETEHKNSPFGQLIR